One part of the Rutidosis leptorrhynchoides isolate AG116_Rl617_1_P2 chromosome 1, CSIRO_AGI_Rlap_v1, whole genome shotgun sequence genome encodes these proteins:
- the LOC139852249 gene encoding uncharacterized mitochondrial protein AtMg01250-like, giving the protein MTFMGFGSKWRHGILSCLKSTSISILVNGSPTEEFKLGRGVRQGDPLSPFLFILAAEGLNALNKTSVSRNKFSGVEIGCDKIVISHLQYADDTIFFGKWCDSNIRNLMKLLKCFELTLGLKVNYHKSSLNGIGVDKAEVDLIAKCYDCNMGSLPFTYLSLPVGAKYNKCDSWKPVIVKFEKRFSKWKARTVSVTDQNWG; this is encoded by the coding sequence ATGACTTTTATGGGGTTTGGATCCAAATGGAGGCATGGGATCTTATCTTGTCTTAAATCGACTTCTATCTCCATTCTTGTAAACGGCTCCCCCACAGAGGAGTTTAAGTTAGGACGGGGTGTGCGACAAGGTGACCCTCTTTCACCTTTCCTCTTCATTCTTGCGGCGGAGGGTCTAAATGCGCTAAATAAAACTTCTGTGAGTAGAAATAAGTTTTCAGGTGTCGAGATAGGTTGTGATAAGATTGTCATTTCACAcctccaatatgcggatgacactatCTTCTTCGGTAAGTGGTGTGATTCGAATATCCGTAATCTCATGAAACTACTCAAATGCTTTGAATTAACTTTGGGTCTCAAAGTAAACTACCACAAAAGTAGTTTAAATGGTATCGGGGTGGATAAAGCTGAGGTAGATTTAATTGCTAAATGCTATGATTGCAATATGGGATCGTTACCGTTTACTTATTTGAGCCTTCCGGTTGGTGCAAAATATAATAAATGTGATAGTTGGAAGCCGGTAATTGTTAAGTTTGAGAAACGCTTTTCGAAGTGGAAGGCACGTACGGTGTCTGTAACAGACCAAAATTGGGGTTAA